A single Osmerus mordax isolate fOsmMor3 chromosome 7, fOsmMor3.pri, whole genome shotgun sequence DNA region contains:
- the mgll gene encoding monoglyceride lipase isoform X2 produces MPEPGSPRRSPQSVPYTDLKHIVNADGQHLFCRYWEPEGPPRALVFVAHGAGEHCGPYDEIAQTLKDQSLLVFAHDHVGHGQSEGDRMNIKDFQVFVRDSLQHVDVMKARHPDLPVFIVGHSMGGAISILTACERPSEFAGVVLIAPMVQMNPDSATPFKVFLAKVLNHMLPSLSLGTIDSKWVSRDQKQVEAYDADELNFHGGMRVSFGMQLMGAAARIERHIPDITWPFLLLHGNADKLCDIRGSQMMYEKAQSPDKELKVYEGGYHALHHDLPEVATSVLKETTSWILKHIPAPPPQGS; encoded by the exons ATGCCTGAGCCAGGATCGCCACGGCGGAGTCCGCAAAGTGTCCCCTACACCGACCTAAAGCATATCGTCAACGCCGACGGACAGCACTTGTTTTGCCGCTACTGGGAGCCGGAGGGCCCGCCAAG ggctCTGGTCTTCGTGGCTCATGGCGCAGGAGAGCATTGTGGGCCGTATGATGAGATCGCTCAAACCCTGAAGGACCAATCCCTGCTGGTGTTCGCTCATGACCATG tCGGTCATGGCCAGAGTGAGGGTGACAGGATGAACATAAAGGACTTCCAGGTGTTTGTTAGAGACTCCCTGCAGCATGTCGACGTGATGAAGGCTCGCCACCCCGACCTGCCTGTCTTCATCGTGGGACACTCCATG ggaGGAGCCATCTCCATTCTGACGGCGTGCGAGCGGCCTAGCGAATTTGCGGGCGTGGTTCTGATCGCCCCCATGGTCCAGATGAACCCGGACTCTGCCACGCCCTTCAAAGTGTTCCTGGCCAAAGTTCTGAACCACATGCTACCCAGCCTGTCTCTGGGCACCATAGACTCAAAGTGGGTCTCACGGGACCAGaaacag GTGGAGGCGTATGATGCTGACGAGCTGAACTTCCATGGCGGGATGCGCGTGTCGTTCGGGATGCAGCTGATGGGTGCAGCCGCTCGCATCGAGAGACACATACCCGACATCACCTGGCCCTTCCTGCTTCTCCACGGCAACGCTGACAAGCTGTGTGACATCCGAGGGTCCCAGATGATGTACGAGAAGGCCCAGAGCCCTGACAAGGAACTCAAG GTGTATGAGGGAGGGTACCACGCCCTCCACCATGATCTCCCTGAGGTGGCCACCTCCGTGCTGAAGGAGACAACTTCCTGGATCCTCAAACACATCCCTGCCCCCCCGCCTCAGGGCTCCtag